DNA sequence from the Streptomyces canus genome:
CGGGCCGGTGGGGGCCGGTCGCGCAGTTCCCCGCGCCCCTGGGCGTCCGACCTCGGGGTCAGAGCCGCATCGGCTGCGGTGCCTCCCGGCGCCCCGCGTCCGGACCGTCGTACTCGCGGATGATCTCGTACCGCGTGTTCCGCTCCACCGGGCGGAAGCCCGCGTCGCGGATCAGGTCCAGCAGGTCCTCGCGGGTCAGTTTGTTCGGGGTGCCGTAGTTGTCGGCGTCGTGGGTGATCTTGTACTCGACCACCGAGCCGTCCATGTCGTCCGCGCCGTGCTGGAGGGCCAGCTGGGCGGTCTGGACGCCGTGCATGACCCAGAAGACCTTGACGTGCGGGACGTTGTCGAACAGCAGCCGGGAGACCGCGAAGGTCTTCAGGGCCTCCGCGCCCGTCGCCATCCGCGTGCGCGCCTGGAGGCGGTTCCTGACCTTGCCGTCCTTCACGTCCACGAAGTCGTGCTGGTAACGCAGCGGGATGAAGACCTGGAAGCCGCCGGTCTCGTCCTGGAGCTCGCGCAGACGCAGGACGTGGTCGACACGGTGCCTGTGCTCCTCGATGTGGCCGTACAGCATGGTGCTCGGGGTCTTGAGACCCTTCTCGTGCGCCAGGCGGTGGATCCGGGACCAGTCCTCCCAGTGGGTCCTGTGGTCCACGATGTGCTGCCGGACCTCCCAGTCGAAGATCTCCGCGCCACCGCCGGTGAGGGACTCCAGGCCCGCGTCGATCAGCTCGTCCAGGATCTCCGACGCCGACAGACCCGAGATGGTCTCGAAGTGGTGAATCTCCGTCGCGGTGAAGGCCTTCAGGGAGACGTCCGGAAGCGCGGCCTTCAGCTCGCGCAGCGACCGCGGGTAGTAGCGCCACGGCAGGTTCGGGTGCAGGCCGTTGACGATGTGCAGCTCGGTGAGGTTCTCGCCCTCCATCGCCTTGGCGAGCTTCACCGCCTCCTCGATGCGCATCGTGTACGCGTCCTTCTCGCCCGGCTTGCGCTGGAAGGAGCAGTAGGCGCAGGACGCCGTGCACACGTTGGTCATGTTGAGGTGGCGGTTGACGTTGAAGTGGACGACGTCGCCGTTCTTCCGCGTCCGCACCTCGTGCGCGAGGCCGCCGAGCCAGGCCAGGTCGTCCGACTCGTACAGTGCGATGCCGTCCTCACGGGTCAGCCGTTCACCGGCCCCGACCTTCTCCTCCAGCTCGCGCTTGAGCCCGACATCCATGCCCACACCTCTTCCGACGACCCCGAACGACTCCGACAACCGTACGTCTACGCCTCTTCGGGCAGCTCTCCGACCCGGTTCTCCCACTTCGTGGAGAGCACGATCGTGGTACGGGTCCGGGAGACGCCCTTGGTCCCGGACAGCCGCCGGATGATCTTCTCCAGACCGTCGACGTCCGACGCCCGGACCTTCAGCATGTACGAGTCGTCGCCCGCGATGAACCAGCAGTCCTCGATCTCGCCGAGGTCCCTCAGCCGGCGCGCCACGTCCTCGTGGTCGACCGCGTCCCCCAGCGAGATGCCGATCAGCGCGGTGACGCCGAGGCCGAGCGAGGCGGAGTCGACGGTGGCGCGGTAACCGGTGATGACCCCGGCCGCCTCCAGCCGGTTGATGCGGTCGGTGACGCTGGGTCCCGACAGACCGACGAGGCGCCCCAGCTCCGCGTAGGAGGCCCGGCCGTTCTCCCTCAGGGCCTGGATGAGCTGCCTGTCCACCGCGTCCATGCGATCGAAGCCTTCCGCTGAAAAGTGCCTGAAGTGATGAGAGGTACTGCCACGTGCCTTACCGACCCGACGTGCCGCCGCCCAGCTCGCCCTCCCAGCGGCGGTACAGCCCGTGCCCGACGCCTGCCGCGTCCAGCACCCGCCCGGCGACGAAGTCCACCAGGTCCTGGATGTGGGTGGCGCCGGCGTAGAAACCCGGCGAGGCCGGGACCACGCTCGCGCCCGCGTCGTCGAGCGTGACGAGGTGCCGGAGGGTCTGGCCGTTCAAGGGGGTCTCCCGTACGGCCACGACCAGCCTGCGGCGCTCCTTGAGGGTGACGCTCGCGGCCCGCTGCAGCAGGTCCTTGGAGAGGCCGAGGGCGACTCCGGCGACGCAGGCGGTGGAGGCGGGGACGATCAGCATCCCCTTGCTCGGATACGACCCCGAGGACGGCCCCGCTGCCAGGTCCCCGGCGTTCCAGTACCGCACGTCGGTGATGTCCGCCTCGAAGGTGCCGGGCTTGCCGTCGGCCCCCCGGTCCAGCCATTCCCGCAGGTCCTCGCGCCAGTGCGCGTCCCGGAAGGAGATCCCCGTCTCGTCGAGGAGGGTGAGCCGCGAGGCGCGGGAGATCACCAGGTCGACGCTCTCGCCGGCGGCGAGGAGCGCACGCAGCACGGACGCGGCATACGGGGTGCCGGAGGCGCCGGACACCCCTACGATCCAAGGCGTACGCCGCGTCTCTCCTGGCTTGACTGGGTTCACACCCCCGAGCCTATCCGGCGTCACAGAGTGGGAACCGGCCAAGGGGTCCGGTCGTTCCTTGGATGGGGACGAGTGAGTGGTGGGGGTCGCCATGACGAGCAGGGAACTCGAGTGGTCGCGCGGTGATCGCGCCAAGGCCGCGGCCAAGCTGATGGTGGGCTGGGTCGCGCTGCTGTGGCTGCTGGAAGTCGTGGACGTGGCGAGCGGCCACGCGCTCGACGGCCTCGGCATCACGCCACGCACCCCGTCCGAGCTGGTCGACGTCGTCCCGGCCGCCTTCATCCACTTCGGCTTCGCCCATGTGGCCGCGAACAGCGTCCCGCTGCTGGTCATGGGCTTCCTCGCGGCCCTCGGCGGCCTGCGCCGGTTCGCCGCCGTCTGCGCCCTGATCATCGTGGCCGACGGCCTGGGCGTCTGGCTCATAGCCCCGGCCCACACCAACACGGCGGGCGCGTCGGGCCTGATCTTCGGCCTGTTCGGCTACCTGCTGGTCAGCGGCTTCGTGGAGCGGCGCCCACTGGGGGTGCTGGTGGGTCTGCTGGTCGGTGCGGTCTGGGGCACGTCGATACTGGTGGGCCTGGCGCCCACGCAGTCGGGCGTCAGCTGGCAGGGGCACCTGCTGGGACTGGTGGCGGGAGTGGCGACGGCGTTCGTGTTCAAGCGCCGGACGCAAGCGTCGGACGCCTGAACCCGCCTGACGGCGCGGGGCCGTGTCAGACCGTCAGTCCCCGCACCAGCAGATCCAGCAACGCACACACGAACAGGGCAATCCCGATGAAGCCGTTGACGCTGAAGAACGCCCGGTTCAGGCGGGACAGATCATGCGGCCGCACGATCGAGTGCTCGTAGAC
Encoded proteins:
- the mqnE gene encoding aminofutalosine synthase MqnE is translated as MDVGLKRELEEKVGAGERLTREDGIALYESDDLAWLGGLAHEVRTRKNGDVVHFNVNRHLNMTNVCTASCAYCSFQRKPGEKDAYTMRIEEAVKLAKAMEGENLTELHIVNGLHPNLPWRYYPRSLRELKAALPDVSLKAFTATEIHHFETISGLSASEILDELIDAGLESLTGGGAEIFDWEVRQHIVDHRTHWEDWSRIHRLAHEKGLKTPSTMLYGHIEEHRHRVDHVLRLRELQDETGGFQVFIPLRYQHDFVDVKDGKVRNRLQARTRMATGAEALKTFAVSRLLFDNVPHVKVFWVMHGVQTAQLALQHGADDMDGSVVEYKITHDADNYGTPNKLTREDLLDLIRDAGFRPVERNTRYEIIREYDGPDAGRREAPQPMRL
- a CDS encoding Lrp/AsnC family transcriptional regulator, coding for MDAVDRQLIQALRENGRASYAELGRLVGLSGPSVTDRINRLEAAGVITGYRATVDSASLGLGVTALIGISLGDAVDHEDVARRLRDLGEIEDCWFIAGDDSYMLKVRASDVDGLEKIIRRLSGTKGVSRTRTTIVLSTKWENRVGELPEEA
- a CDS encoding UbiX family flavin prenyltransferase → MNPVKPGETRRTPWIVGVSGASGTPYAASVLRALLAAGESVDLVISRASRLTLLDETGISFRDAHWREDLREWLDRGADGKPGTFEADITDVRYWNAGDLAAGPSSGSYPSKGMLIVPASTACVAGVALGLSKDLLQRAASVTLKERRRLVVAVRETPLNGQTLRHLVTLDDAGASVVPASPGFYAGATHIQDLVDFVAGRVLDAAGVGHGLYRRWEGELGGGTSGR
- a CDS encoding rhomboid family intramembrane serine protease — translated: MTSRELEWSRGDRAKAAAKLMVGWVALLWLLEVVDVASGHALDGLGITPRTPSELVDVVPAAFIHFGFAHVAANSVPLLVMGFLAALGGLRRFAAVCALIIVADGLGVWLIAPAHTNTAGASGLIFGLFGYLLVSGFVERRPLGVLVGLLVGAVWGTSILVGLAPTQSGVSWQGHLLGLVAGVATAFVFKRRTQASDA